Genomic DNA from Halobaculum sp. MBLA0147:
TCGCCGTGTTCGCGGTCGTCGGCCACTTGACCGCACTCCAACGGTTCTGGGGCGCCCGGCGCGACCTGTCGTAGTCGGCGACAGTTCGTGCGATCTGGCGGAGTCGTTCGGGACCGGTCACGACCCTTCGGAGCCAGGCCACTCGCTCGGACGACACCGCACGGACCGCCTCACTTCCAGGTGACGTACGTCAACGCGGCGATACCGACCGTCTCCAACACCTGCAGGACCATCATCACGCGGACGGCGACGGTCGGGAGCGCGGGGGCGGTGAGGTAGAACCACAGCGCGACGAGGTTCTCCGCGAGGAGGAACGCCGCGAACACCATCGAGCCGAGCGTGAGCGGTGCGCGCACCTCGCGGTAGGTGCGCGCCCAGATGCCCAACAGGACGAGCAGGAGGGTGACGTTGACACCCGCCGCGACGCGGGCGGCGTCCAAGAGGAGACTCACGCGGTCTCCCCCCGTGGGCGTCGGTCGGCGGTCTTGGCGTGGTACTCCGTGGTGTAGCGTGTGGTCATGTCAGTCGTCCACCTGTGAGAGGATCTGCTCGACGGTGTCCCAGTTCGCCTCCGTCCGGTCGCTGGGGAGGTACACCGCGCCGTAGTCCGTGTCCCCGCTCGTGACGACGCCGTTGTCCTCCAACACGTCGAGGTGGTACCGGACCGTGTTGTACGCGAGATCCAACTCCTCGGCGAGTTGGTTCGCGTTGCGTGGGCGTTCGTCGAGCGCCGCCAGCAGCCGGGCGCGGTTCGGTCCTCCGCGCGTCCCCGCCAGCGTCTGCCAGAGGACCGTGTCCATTCGCCGCCTCGTTCCGCGCGACGAGACAAGAATCCACCGACACGCTGACATACGACCACCGCCGGGCGGGCGACCGAACCGCCACCGAACGTCTCCGTCCCCCGGCAGGACGCGCTCCGCGTCGCGGACGGGCGTCGCTCGCGGTGGCGCGTCCCGTCGTCGCGTGGGGACGCGTCTCGTCGTCGCGTGGGGACGCGTCTCGCCGTCGCTCGTGGTGGCGCGTCCCGTCGTCGCTCGTGGTGGCGTCTCCTCCCGCCGAGACCCCCCCAGAGCCGTCCGCTCTCACTGTACACGTCTCGCCGGACCGAGGGTAAAGCACTTTCGCCGAACGCCCGCAGACGGACGCGAGAGAGACTCACGACGGAATCGAGTCGAAATTGAGAGAGACTCTCGTCGGATCTCCGAAATGACCTATGAGCCGCCCGGGTGACGCCTCGAGCGCATGGCCCGAGACACGACGCGACGGCGACTGCTCGGCGGCATCGGCGCGAGTGTGACCGCCGGGCTCGCCGGCTGCGGGAGCAACGGCGGCGAGACGGCGACCGGAACCCCCACGGACGAGGCGACCCCGACGAGCGACTCGACCGCGACCGACGCGACGGCGGCGACGGAGACGAGTGGCCCGACCGGGTCGATCCGGGTAGCGCACCTCTCGCCGAACGCCCCGAACGTAGACGTGTTCGTCGACGGCTCGGCGGTCCTGGAGGACGTGCCGTACGGCACCGTCTCG
This window encodes:
- a CDS encoding ArsR/SmtB family transcription factor; its protein translation is MDTVLWQTLAGTRGGPNRARLLAALDERPRNANQLAEELDLAYNTVRYHLDVLEDNGVVTSGDTDYGAVYLPSDRTEANWDTVEQILSQVDD